The DNA segment ATGACAGTGACCCTCGACACTATCGAATTGCTGCAACCCTCTTCGACGCATCGCCGCCAAAAAGGTGGTGAGGGGACCGCGCTATTGCCCCATTTCATTGCAGGGCCCGAGAACGCGTTCGCGTTATTCGTCTGCCGCCAACAAGAATCGATCAGTCTGCGGGGAAATCCGTTATTGCTGGTCGGACCGACAGGGTGTGGTAAGACCACTCTGGCAATGACGATTGCCACGCTTGAACTAGAGCAGCACAACGGGGATGCATCGATGCTGTATCTGCCGGCAGCCGATTTCGCGAGAAACTACACCAATGCGCTTAGCGCTGACGATTTAGAGCATTTTCGCGAACGAACCGACTCGATCGATTTACTGGTCATCGATGACGTCCATTCGATAGCGGAGAAACCGTCCTCTCAAGAAGAATTGGCGGCCCGCTTGGAATCACGCGACCGCCGGGGGATGCCATCCATCTTAACGTGCCGGCGGCTTCCATCAGAATTTCGTGGGATCCGGCCATTATTAGCCAGTCGAATGCTACCTGGATTAACCGTTTCTTTGCGTCTGCCAGGGCAGGAAGCTCGCCAAACGATCATCGAACAATTGTGCCAGAAAAACTCGCTAAAGATCGACCCGGACTGGATCGATCTGCTTTGCCGAGGCTTACCCGATTCCCTCTCGGTTCGCCGGCTAGC comes from the Roseimaritima multifibrata genome and includes:
- a CDS encoding helix-turn-helix domain-containing protein; its protein translation is MTVTLDTIELLQPSSTHRRQKGGEGTALLPHFIAGPENAFALFVCRQQESISLRGNPLLLVGPTGCGKTTLAMTIATLELEQHNGDASMLYLPAADFARNYTNALSADDLEHFRERTDSIDLLVIDDVHSIAEKPSSQEELAARLESRDRRGMPSILTCRRLPSEFRGIRPLLASRMLPGLTVSLRLPGQEARQTIIEQLCQKNSLKIDPDWIDLLCRGLPDSLSVRRLAAVVNHLRLLDENKKPIDAVAIQAAITVASGGNEPTIGAIAKAVARRFQLKTAELKSSTRRQQVVRARALAMYLGRQLTASSLQQIGEYFGGRDHSTVLHACRKTSELLASNSQLSQTADEVREQLQTA